In the Bactrocera neohumeralis isolate Rockhampton unplaced genomic scaffold, APGP_CSIRO_Bneo_wtdbg2-racon-allhic-juicebox.fasta_v2 ctg4873, whole genome shotgun sequence genome, attaggccgggtcgatttgtatgGGTGGAAAAATACCAACAAAGCGGCTAGCAAAAACgaaaactacagaaaattctaagaaagttTTGCCAAGAAACCATGGGTCTAAAATTAATTCCCAGTTCGCGCAGAGCGATTTTAGATTTTGAGGTCatacttattaaattgtactcAAAAACTTATTCTTTCATAAAAAGCGATCCGGAAAATTGTGCTTGGTTTCTTCGGTTATAGCGAAAATTTGTGCTTCTATGTATGCAGCATACAGATAttcccatatttttttaaaaaattctaaaattgtggaaaatacggtggatcgaaaaaaaaattttattattgtaattaagttttcaaaaaattaaatgtttttgtggTGCAAGTTACAGACATTGGTTTTTTTGCTTATGACTGGGAATCTTTtctagttttagtttttttaggttttaaagTCTTTTTTGGATTCCAAGCGTGGTATTGTAGTACGAGTTTCTATAGTTACGGCCATGATATCGTCTCTATTCTTTGCAATAGCGCGTCGAGAAACGGTTGTCAAAAGCTGTACACAACGCTCGGTTGCTTGGGTATTACATGGAATCCCTGGGTCAGGAAGCGGCGGATCATCAGACTCAATAAACTGCAACAAGTGTTCGTATGGAATGTTTGCTGAGAATGGAGGCTCAGACAAAACACTGTCATCATCTAGGTCAACCAGATCAAAGTAGTCTTAGCATTCATAATTTATTGCGTGCTTTTTATCATAAACCCTTAGATTAGTCGGATCACAAACTTTATCACGATAATGTAGTATCTTTTTTATGGCTCTTTCGCGAACATCTTTTCTCTTATCATAAAGCATTGCCAGTAAGATATTTTCAGGATGAGCGAAGTATGAATTATTTTGGATTACAGTGTTAGCAATTTCTCGCAGCGTTGGTGGTAAATATCGCGTGGactgtataaatttaaaaaacaagagACTGCCGTATACAACTGAGTTGTAGAACTTAATGTTAAAGTACATCGGTACGTAAACTTTCATTATGTAAGTTgacaaagtttttaaattcgctGATGGTGAACTAGTTGTCACGTATAAACGTAAGAGTCTGCTTGCCTTTGTTAGCCATCGAGAGTGCACAATTTGTCCCGGATTCATACTGGCTAAATTTTGGGGGCAGAAACCATCACAAACTGCATTTGCCATTCGATACAAGTACTGAACGTCAGTCGAGAGCATTTTTTCATGAATGGCTGGAGGCATATCTCCCAACGAAATGGCCTCAAAGTCGGGTACAGCCTACagaaagattttattatttagctCAGATCAAAATATACATGTTAGGCtctttaaaacaattgtttgcTTACCGCCATCTGCTCGCATGTTTCGATTTGCTTTGTTATTATCCCGCTAGCTGTGCGCGGTCCGCTTGTAGTGGACTTTTCCAATGCGGAGAACAAGTGACGAAGTGGAAGTTCATTAAAgtgtaataaacaaataaaccaGTGCAATCGTCTATTCAACATGACTTCGAATCTCcttaaaattccattttcagAACCTGTGTTTGTTGCTTCTCCATCACAGCAAATTCCAATCAGTCTCTCAAgggacatattttttttaaggaactCGCACAATTGCCTCTGTTTTGTTTTAGCGCCCTCGGCGTCGACTTTTACGTAACCCAACAATCTGCTCTCAGGCTCTTCAAGAACCACTAGATGTGATTCTTTTACCATTCTCGGATGATATCTTCCATTTTGTTCTTCGCTCGTCAGAGAGTTGTTTTTTCTGCCATCAAAGGAGAAGGCTACCAGATCACAGTCATTGCGTTGCTTTCTTCGAAGAGAATCCCTACATTCCTTTCTTTCACGTGAAACTTTAGATTTGTCCATAACTATTGGTTCCCCATTTTCATCTTTAAAGTCAATATCTTTGAAAAGCGATGTGGCCAAAAAAGAAGCAACCCTATTACCGATTCCAAACCTATCGCAGGCCATAGCGAAATGAGGTGTATCGTACCttttggtattaatttttttttcgacgaACTTGGCTCTCTTGCAGTTGGCAGGGCAAACATCACCTCTGATTCAACATCCATATATGTTGAGCCAGGAAAAAAAGTTGGATCAAGACTAGTTGGCGCCAGTGTTGATTGTTGGTCAACAGCAATCGCCTCGAATTCGGGAATGGTTAGCTTCCTCTTAATGTGCTGATCAATCATAAACTCTTGGAGTTCAATGGGTATTAAGCCACAGCAGCAAGGCAATGTTTTTGAGCACTGacattttccaatataaaaaacTTGATCAATTGTTTCCAGAAACGTTGAAGACTTACTTGgcctacttttaaattttatttcattatggtatttatttagcaatgttttcagttttttcgaggCAGTTTTTTCATTGATTAACGGAATGTTTagtttattccaaattttccaaatattttttgccacTTGTGTGTTAAGATTACCGTacgattgcttttttttgttattttttgctcaGCCATGCGTAAATATAAATAGTAATTTAATACGTCACGATTACTTGGTAGATTTAGATCACTTAAATCTCTTGGCAAGCCAATATTCAGACTGGGAAGAACACAAGACCCGGAGTTCATTGAAATTGTGTCAATTTCTGAATTAGTGGAATCAACTGACATTGGAGACGTTTCCATTATAGTTTATTAATCGAAAACTATTTAAActagaaaagaaaattatttagaacACACTACTGTTTATTCTACGCAGACCACTTGTGCGGTAAAAATACCATacgattgctttttttgttgttttttgctcaGCCAcgtgaaaaaacaaataagtcaCAAAAGCCTGCTATTATTGCATGGCATgctgttatttttaaaagtataggtttttgagtacaatttaataagtatGACCTCAAAATCTAAAATCGCTCTGCGCGAACTGGGAATTAATTTTAGACCCATGGTTTCTTGGCAAAACTTTCTTAGAATTTACTGTAGTTTTCGTTTTTGCTAGCCGCtttatgcgaaaaaaattcgacccgccctactgtatatatatacatatatgtacttttataaATGCGGATGGTCTTTGCTATTCCTGCTtacatttatgtttattttgcaAACTAATACTCCTTTTATGTATATTCAGATGTTTTCTTTTAAGTTCGATTACCCAAACGTACTTCCAATTGAGCAAGAGAATCGAAGACCCAAATGTACAGATACTCTGTAAACAACTTCTGTACTCTGATAGTTCAGTATTGACTCTGGTTTTCGTCCCAGTTAGAACAGTGACGGTCATGTTACCTAGTGACATGCCGGTTACGCGTGTCAGTTTAATTGTCACTTTTTCCCATCACGTTCTTAAGGGCGAAGCAAAGAAGTTCCCAAAACTATTGTATAAATGTCATATTTTATCACCGTCCCGCTCACATAATTTCTGCTGtaataaaactatatccttctttctcacactttcattaaatttgggaCAATTCAACAAAACTGCTTTCAGGAAAGAGTGACGGTGCATTACACAATAGCCTAGTGAGTAAGCCACTCGCTTGCCATTTCTTCAACCTAAAGTTCGATactcaaaaataataactgagAGAGAGTTTTGGAtgacgtataatattattttttacttagtttacataattattataacatattttgttaagtttagcAATTTGTCGAcacaatttagaatatttttagtAGTCaacaactaaaccagttttttctttttaagtttaaaatcacgagattttctatttttgaatttacaTAACTCtctcgaaaaccataaattagaactcaTTCTTTGAATAACAACACAtttcggaacatatttttcaaataaatttaaaatagtttcattaaaatgggagacactaaattcaatattgccactgtaatctggccaagttaGTTTAGAAAAttcgtaattaatcttcttaaaactAGAAAAGAAGATCTAAAGATTTCAAATTCGCTATTGAATATCTCATTACCAAgatcttttttattaaaatgtttttattaattttaataataataaaatcattgtATTTAGATTTACacaaattcatttttctttacacatttttaatattaataatttaaaaataatatatacattattatattataattactcAGGTTTCGCTTcctaagtatatatttttttgcttatatcTATGGAGGCTCATTTCGATGGACTTCCGAATTTATTCGAAATTCGCAAGTCCACAAGTGATGAAAGAATctgtaaatgtaaatgtaatgaaaaatcaatttaaaacttctttttagacaaatatgtatatattaaatttaccatataatacatatgtatgttggacAGTAGAACAGTCGTCTGAacagtaaaacacaattttttattgtaagatAAATCAAGAGATAATTATAATAGCCATGTTTCCTATATTTTAAgtatacatttttgtaatcACAAACTACATACACGTTTTGTATGTCAGAATTTAGCTATACGCCGGCGATCAGGAATCCTACTCGTTCCCAAATGGAGTGTTTGACCATCCTAACAGATTtaccatattattttttagttctaaactaagtttttaaataaaaaggattCTTAAAGGagctattttttgaatttgcaatatCTATATAGTAGTAAAAAGTAGTTTAAGTTAGCTTACGCAACACTATTTTGCCATGCTCAATAGCAATactggcataatatttgaaaatattcaaacggACGGACGGTGTATTTTAAAAGTACGTTATTtaagttttcaatataattatgACTTTACTATTATTTTCACAGATTTATTTCTTTCCCGTTCCCGTTCAGATCGATCAACAGGTTAGTATTCTATAAGTTAAATTATAGCCAAAtactaattgaaaattttttacagaaGGAAAATGCCTCGTAAGTGTGTGTTGGAGTGTAAAGGCTCGTTACGCCTGCATAAATTTCCTGTGGAGCGAGAAATGCCCAGGTAagtagaatatttaattttattttcttatttatatatgtaatcatCAAATGCTATTGCACAATCGACGgagttaaacaaataattggacACATAGAGCCGTTTTGTTGCTGTGCTAATTCTCAGCCAGACGTTCTTAAATGCCTTTTCGTTAGGATAAGAacgtatttttcaataaaaatttttaataaactgacGAACACAACTGCTTTCAAGCATGTGAAATTTTTATGTGTTGCACAAATGTAAAATTTGACTGAAGTCTTTTGTCTGGGTGTTTGTCTGAAAAAAATCTTCATTAGTTGTCCAAGTTCtaatttattaacataatttaattttgacatGTTGAAGTGCTCAATTAAATATTACGATAGGAATGCACACTCGTACATTCTTGCTGTGAGGCACATTCCGCATTTTTTATTGATAGGACACTCCCCATCCCACCACatatcatttgaaatttttcaggcTTTTGTTAGATCTCCACTGTTGGCATAcgtctatataaataaaaatgaataccaaaaatgtatgtacgcgcataactcaataacgcctggaccaatttggccaattctttttcttaaatgtttgttgaagttcaaggatggtttttacggcgagaaaaattcgaatagtttccggaaaacccctgaaaacagcccttttcttttccccatacaaacgttacaataaa is a window encoding:
- the LOC126767235 gene encoding uncharacterized protein LOC126767235, whose amino-acid sequence is MAAVPDFEAISLGDMPPAIHEKMLSTDVQYLYRMANAVCDGFCPQNLASMNPGQIVHSRWLTKASRLLRLYVTTSSPSANLKTLSTYIMKVYVPMYFNIKFYNSVVYGSLLFFKFIQSTRYLPPTLREIANTVIQNNSYFAHPENILLAMLYDKRKDVRERAIKKILHYRDKVCDPTNLRVYDKKHAINYEC